The genomic window TGGTGGTCGATTGGAGAACTTGTTTGCCAGTCGAGGCGGTTGACTCCGCCGGCGACTGGTTAGTGGGAAGCACCAGATCACGAGACCCAGCTCGTGCGAAACTCCCCGATccataaaaacacaaaaacataaaccCGCTTCcctgcattttaattaatgcccATTATTCATGAGTAACGACGAACGACCAAGTCTGTTTGCGCGATTCAGTCTATGAGGCGTGAAATCGAAGTGCAGGGCATTTTGAGTATTGTGCAATCAAAAGAGCAATCCCCTACGTTTCTATTTTCTCTGACTCTGCAATCTATAGAACCCTTTGAGATAACGCAAATCTTGGGCGACTAACGATTTCTAAGTGCTAAATTATCTGACTAATTGGCTATTTATTAAGGGTAAACTCACgccttgttttttattgttttccccTATTTTATTGGGTAAGGTTTCGTCTTTGGGCGGCTATATCTAGCCAATATCTTATCGCTTGATGTCTGATTCGGAAACATGACGTTCGCTGTCAGATAGATCCAGTTTGTCATAAAAACACAATGAAATTGTGTTTGAAATTCCTCAAAGATAAGGGATCTGCTTTTTAAAACAAGACACTTGCAGTTTATCGAGAATACGTGGAGATTCCGTTTATTTTGCGAGCGAAGATCTCGTTTTTGGCAACACGCATGCGCGGCGTGTGCAAATGAGTCAAAAAGTCGGAATCACCGCAGACGACTATGTCTGATTAGACGGAAGGCCAGACGGGTaaacaaaccgaaaaccgaaaactgaaaaccgaaaacagaAATCCAAAAGCGGGAACCTGATTCCGGAGGCTGCCgaaagccaaaacaaacaaacgaacaaCGAAGTCGAAGCTGGAGAGAGCTTACCGTTCTCTTCGGTGTATCCCCAGTGGTGGCTCATCTTGGATTTGGGCTAGTTGGTGATATCAATCTGGTAGGATCTTGGATGGTTGGGGGATGTTGCACTCGCGGTTGGTGGCACGCGTCTGACTTTCGCTGGGGATCGCGCGGTCCGCTTTATAGGGACTCTATGGGACtctatgtgtatatgtatatggcaGCTGGGAGTCGAGGAGTCTCCCGAGTGGCTAAATCGTAGAATACTAGAATCGTTTTGAATCGCGGAACGTGGCGGAGCGTCGACTGTGTGCTAAGTCCGACGGTTTCAGACTGACGGACTCGGGGCAGCGCTGCCGACTTGAAAACCGGCAGCGACTGCGAAGCGGACAGCACGCACCTtgcgagcggcagcagcggaCGAGACAGTCGAGGCAGCTGAGGCAGCGAAAGAGAACCTGAGCAAACAAATGAATATCCGGAGAGCGTGAAAGTCGCTGGAGCCAGTGAACTGAACTACTGTTTAGCCCACCaaagtgggtgggtggagCAGGGGGCGGGGTCAAGCGGTACGGACTGCGGCGTCATTAGAACAGCGCTGACAGCGCCGCTGAGTTCAATAGTTTAGTTTGGCCGCACTTGAGTACGGCACAATGGGGCGCATACGTAATGAGTTCGATTTTGTATCACTGGCTATCCGCTGTCCGCTTATATTTGCACTACCTTAGCTGCTTGACCTTGACTCCGGCGCACTCGCCGCTGGACGGGATCGATCGGTGGTCAGAAAGCGGAAATGTGTAAGGAAAGGCTCGTTGCTTGCATAACATTCATCGGTTATTGGCGGGCACGATCGATCGGTTTTAGGGGTAAAACCAACGTTTAGATAGCGGCAAATTACACGAAACTAAAAAGTGCTCGATTTCAAttggattttaaattaaaaaaggtaGCCTACTTCATAACTATATCTATATCAGATAGCTGGAACTCGAGTTGCAGTGTAAAGATCGTTTTTACACAGGCAAGTTTCAATTACCTCAGTAACCCGTTTCATGATACATTTTACCATTTATATTAGTTGCAACTGTGCAAAGCTTATAGGAAACAGCATTTTGAATGCTAAAGAATTCGTGTTCCTAATTTATAGccataattttatatatttaagaacCACTTAAGCTGCATATAGTGTGTAAATTCATCAGTTTTAGAGATCTTTCCCGGCTTCGATTTCCACTGTGCATAGACATTTTGTAAATTGCTAcgttttttgttcgttttctgttgttgaacttttgtgcattgtttttgttggtgcTGTGGGACTTAAGCGTGATCGCGATCGCGCGCTCGACAACGCACACAGATCTACATAGTTGTACGGCGTACAAATATCTCAATCTCAATATGTACGGCGGATCGTGGTTTGGGGGAAATGGGGATGGGCCTGGTTTGGCGCTGGTTTGGCGCTGGTGACACGCTAATCGCAGCAGTTTGGAggggaactggaactggaactgctctctctctctgtatGTGCCTCTGCACATGACTTGGTTGGTGGGGAAGGTGGGGTCGGAGCTGGTCGTGGGGGCAAAGGGATCCATAATTTCCATCAACGCGCTGCTCATGTTATTCCATTAGTCCATTAGGCACAGTCACCGCGTAGCACGAAGCCACTTCAGCGAGTTAAGCACACAAAATTTGTCACTAATTTCAATTCTGtgccgcttttgttttgcactgCATAATAGGTTAAATTGGTTGCACAATCCAACACTATCATGTCTTTCGGTTCTTCGGTAAACTTTGGTATCTATCTGCTTAGCACCCATGGGtcaacactgcgtatgcgcaattaaTTCGGCGCGTGTGAATTCTTCGTGTGTGTTTGCACTTGGCTCAAATCTTATCGTCGAACTTGTTTTCTAATTAGCCATGCATTATTATTTGCGCTTTACAGCGTTCTGCTGGATATCATCTCATCGACCCCATCTCACGTGCAGTTTCTGGTCGTCCGCTTCCGCCTTTTGCCATTTCGCTCGGTGAAATGCcagcaaaatggaaatggaaatgaaaatgggaatgTATCTGGCTGGAATTTGATTTAAGCTCCCGCTCTGACAGCCCACTTCAAGGTCGAGTAATTATTGTCAGTGGCAATTAACTGAACCCATGTGACGCGCCATTTTTTGGCTCGGAAAGGGCAGCACTCAGATCGTTCTAATTGAGTTGGGAAAGGACCAGATCATAAGCAAATTAGTTTGCACCAACCTTaattgcaattcaattaatgAATTTTAGCAATTAAGTTTTTTAGCAATATACGAGTGATTGCATTTTTCGCCGTCTTCATAAACATTTATGATATATTTGGTTGTCATATACCCACTTTTGACTCTAATAATATTTGGTACTCATAAAACTGAGAGCTGTTACGTTTTCAAGCAGACCAGCCCAgtttcaaataatattttcttttttcaccTCTTCAGATTATTTATTGCACACCTAAAACTCAAGTCTTAACATTAAGACGTAAGACATGAGAGTACTAcaaaaggtaaaaaaaaagtaaacatgAAGTAGGAAAACAAGAGTAACAGCAGTAGTTTTAAGAAggaaatatttacttaaaagtCGAGAGATTTGTTTTGGGATATTTTAGATAACACTAATCTCAGGAAGTTAACGTATTCAGCCTGACTAATTAAGTGCTATTCAAAAACTTGCAGACAGTTCAACCAACTTTTCAAGGCGAATGCGACAAGTCATGAACTTTCTCAGTGACACCAAACAGAAATAGCCGCGCTTTTGTTAGCTAATCATCTGTTCCGATAAAAACCTTAAGAAATTACCCGATTCAGGTCCAGAATATATGTAGCTCTGTTTGCCATCTTTATTTCTTGCACAATCGCATCGTGTTTATTTggcaattataattatttctggGCTAGTAACACGCGTGGCTAAGGATTTCTTTTAATTCTGTTTTGTCAGCCGCAGTTGAGCATTATAATTCTCTTTTTATGGACCCTATAAAGCATCGAGATGCGTGGTTAGTCAAAGATCTTGAACTCCAGTTTGTGGTGGCTCAACTGGGATTCGGTTGGGATTTTTGGCACATGAAGGGGTAAAGATATAAAGATACTTTCTGTGGGCAAAATATTAGCTTCCTCTGCACGTAAGCGCCTCCAATTAGCAGCTACCAATGTGATACTTCGCAAATCGAATTCTGAAAGCGAGAGCGTGATTAAGTTTCCACTGGAATTGACATATTAACTAGATCTATTAGCATAGGGCTCAGAATTTCGAGATCACACATTAATACGTACGAGTATCAGTCACCGTTTCCACACAACGCCCCATTGAATCCTACCCGATCATCTCAGTTTTGGTCGGTTAGCACTCGGTGCGTGTTAATCGATTTATTTAACcggcaaacaaataaagcagCACGAAAAATATCACTCCATGTCATGTGGACACCGACTGAGGTACgaattttggcaaaaacaaaacgataAGCCCGGCTTGGAATATCCCCAATAGCCTTTCCAATTCAAACATGGCTTAAACCCATTCCGTGCTGTGAAAATCATTGGAAAAAGGGGTCCGCTGCCTGAGGTCCTTATAAGAGGTGTCTGGAAAATCCTTGACAGGTATTCGGAACGTAGTTACAAAGCTCTCTTTGAAAATATATCACATATTAGAATTAGCCAACTgtctttaaaaataagttagGTGAGCAAATCAGCACAAGAGTCgtgcatttctttttattactTACAGAATTcatttaatcaaaataatcTGCGGACTCTTCGATAAAAAGATGATCTGCCTCAGCAGTTTCCACTTTTTCTGCCGAAATCCAGCCAATAAAATctcgaaatttaaataaattcgtCGCACATATTGTGGGCATAATAAAAACGCCATAAATCTGTGCCCCAGAAGACTGGAAAGATGTGACTGCACAAGAACGAGCACCCAGTCCAAAACACTTAACTTGGTGTTTTGTAGATTATTGGGCAAATGGGAAAGCGCGCGatatatttgaattaaaatataaattggcGAACGTGCGAGCCgagcacaaatattttttattatatggCTGGAGCTATAGATGGACAGCATTTAACCAGATCACATACCTGCAACCTTCAACTTGATCTTAATATGGAACAGGGgaatcaaatggaaatggcgATCCCACCAGCTATTAAATCAATGGATCGCAACTCGCATTGGTAATAgatttatattgtatatttgaaatatatatttatatagattttgatttaaattaacacTAGCAATATACAGGCGGCACACAATGCTGGTTTAATCCGTATTTACGCTACACACTAATCGATAGTGGGTGAATGTTAAAGTGTGGTTACACCGGGGAAACAAAATCCAAATTCGTAACTGAAGGAAActatacacacgcacacattaaaGCCTTACATAGCATACCCTTGGGtatgtatactcgtatatataaaacaacaacatttcTCGCTAAACCTAATAAACATTACATTCTGCCTATgtattgtttataaatataataaaaatatatgtactcGTATGCATGATTAAGTGCCAACATAACAACAAAGCCGAGGGAACCAGAGGGTGCACTATGAACTACGATTTGAGGGGAGTTGGGAGGATCGATCTATTAACATGGCCGAGTCAGCTAGCCAGGTGGCTGAGGCTCCTCCGTGACTATTTAACGCTCATTATATTGAATACTGGACCGATGCGCATGAACACACGCCTAAGGACACTTCTCAGTTCGGGCTTGAGGTCGAAGCACATCATCTCGCACAGCAGGCTGTAGTAGTTGGAAACGTGGGTGGCGAACTGGGAGAAGAAATACACGTTTTATTGCTAACGGAAACGAAGTTATATATTGATAAAATCAACTCACCCTTGCATCGGACATCTTGAGCAGGCGCGTCAGGATGAGCAGCAGGAGCGAAGTCCACGCATCTCGATGAGCCTCGCTCTGCAGACTCAAATAGTAGCCCAGTGCCTCCTTGCAGACCTGCACCAGCTCCTGCTCGATGCCGGGCCAATCGCTGCGTCTGTTCTCATCGCCGTACATCTTGAAGAAGATGCGCAGGACGCAGGCCAGTGACGAGGTCTCCTGCTTCAGCAGATTCGGCTTAACAGATCCCTTAAATCCCGCTCGCCACAGCAAGCTGCGTTGGTCGTGATCGGCGTTGAAGCGTTTGGCAAATCGGTGCGACTGCATCAGACAGTCGGCCAGGGTGAACAACTGGCGGGTTCTCAGATAGCCGTACATGCCCTGCTCCTCCCGCTGGCACTCCAGCAGCTGGGACTGCGATCCGCTTCTGCCGCCTGTTAAGTCTGCCGCCGCCTGGGCCAGCGTTTCGGCGTCTTCCTTTCGCGATGTGGCCGGGAAAAAGACAATGTTGTCCATGGTCTGTATCAGTTCCAGCTGGACTACGCAACGGATATGCAGCGCCTCGAAGTGGTTGTGCTCCTGGGGTATATTGTTACTGGAATGTGCTTTCGGCCGCCAACTGAGCAGATCCTGCGGCAAAGTGGCGTTGAAGATGTCCAGTATGCACTGACACGTCTTGTCCCAGGTGGACTCGTTAAACTTGAATCCATTCGAAATGACAAGGTTCTCAAGGCAATTGGTGCCAGACCGCGCCAACTGCTCGTTGCTCTGCTGAACACACCAATGCAGCTGGGCGAagagctcctccagcagcaaATGTCCAAGAACATCAAAATACTGCGTGAAGACATCAATGATAGCGTACAAGGCATGGTTGCAGGTGGTGGTCATCCATTCGGATTTCTCGGTGACGTGCTCCGGCAACTTCATGTTGTCGAAGATGCGGAAGATCACATTGAAGAGATCCTTCCACCAATTTGGTTTGAAGCTCTCGCCATACGTCTTCACAATCTCAAAGAGCACGGTTAAGGCGCGAGTACGCACGTCCAATTTGCAGCGATTGACCACGCAGGAAAGCGAGAACAGCATTGGGAACCAGCCGCGCACCCAGACACGATCCTCCTCGGCCACCGAGGCGTCGTTCTCCATGCCGGCATGCTCCGCAAATAGTTGTGGTGCCTCGTGGACGCACTGCGCGCAGGTACGCACCAGGCGTATGGCCTCCATGCTGGTATCCGGGAATCTGGCGGTGGCGAACTCTGACAGGCACTTGACCGCGTCCTGGAACGAGTCCACCATGATGGCGAACTGACGCTTATACAGATCACCGATGATCTTGCCCGTCGTCTGAAAGGCGAGCTCGACAATCGGCTCCTCGTGGTCTCCCGCCGCCAGGTGGAAAATGCTGAAGATATTCTTCCAGCCGGAACGGATGTTATGCGCCTGTGAGTTTACCATTTGTGCGATGCAGCGCACCACCATATCTCGTATTGCTGGCGATGCGTTTTTCTTCATGATGTGCTCAAAGGGACGCAGGAAATCCTTTTGAAAGCGGAAGTTACTGAACTCGCCCTTCTCCATGAACTTCATCGACAACTGACGCAGTGAGTCCAGGGCGAAGAACGAGATTTCCTCATTGCTATTGCAGCCAACGGCATTGAAGTGCTCACCCAAAACTTGCCAAATACGCGACCACTGCAGACGAATACGCTCCATGTTGTAGTAACTGATTTCCACTATTTTTTGCAAGGAGAACATCCtcggttgctgctgctgaagctCATCCACAGACACCTGGCACAGCGCCTTCACGAAGTCCACAATAGCATCACCATCTAGTCGCATTGAGCCGGTAAAAATACGATCGACAGCGACCACCACACTCTGGCTGCTCGTCTCGCCGATGTGCTCTTTCACGCTTGGATTAAGCGAGTCCTTGAGCGTGGTCTGCGCCCCAGAAAGGAACTGGGGCCGCACACCAGTGCCGATCAGTTGTGCCAGCTCAAGCTGGCTAATGCACTTCACTATATCCAGCCAGCTGCTGCCCAGATAATTGCCATCCGTGTGGGCCACCATTATAAGCGTCTTGATGGTGTCGATATTCTTGGCCTTCATCTCGTTAATGGGCGAGTTGGCATTAAGAAGAGTAAACCTGGCCAAGGCTTGTACATAGGCATCTCGCTCCAGGGACATGTGGAAGATGCATGCGATTCGAATAGCGCAACGGATTCCATCCAAGCAGAGTGTAGCAATCTCTGGATCGTCGCAATCCTGGAGGCCCACCGAGAAAGCGGCCAAAAATGGTGTCCAAGCCATTTTGAACATGGGACGGACATGCTCCAAGTGTTTCGCTGAGGTGAAGGGTGACTTGACGTGCGAAACTGACTGCATTAGATTGGTGGCCGTCAGCGAGATGACCTCCATCTCCATGTTCCACAACAGCTTTCTGCGCTTCTCTGTGATGAAGGCTTGCTTTCCAGTGGGTTTCGGCTGTTGAAGCATCCCGGAGTTGTTTTTCATCTTAATTTCGTGTTCGGAAATCTCGTCGTAAATGGAGGACAAGTACTCCTCGGGCAAATCAGACTTGCTGTCGCTGATGCCGCGGTTCATTTTAATATACTGCTCCTTGGTCATCTTGTGCTTGACCTGCGGCGAATGAAGATCCGTGGTCAGCATGATGATGCTAAATGCCAGCACGTAGACGGTGTCTGCGCTTTGGAATAGCTGGTTCTGCGGATTGCACTCACAGTATCTACTGGCAAACTTCTCCATCAGTCGATCGATCTTCTGTGCTTCTCCTGGCAGGCGGAACTCCTCGAGGAGAATTCTCAAGGCGGCCACCACCTCCAGTTGGCGGAAGTCAAAAGCATCGATGTAAGCACACATCACCTCCTTGGAGTGGTCATCATTCTCGCCAAGGTAATTTCCAATAACTGTCTTGTCCAGTCGTTCGTCCTCATGCAGCCATCTGGCAATGTCCTGGCATGTGGCACCCAGCAGCTGCTTCTCCTGCAAGAATTGCACTCCTTTCTGAGGCTTGCGATTGAATAACTCGATGCCCGTTTCCATCACTTCCTTGCGCATCTTGCGCTCCTCCAATGCCTCGGGAAGATCCTGCAGTTGCTCCTGATTGGAGTTCAAACTATGACTGGAGCCGCTGTGTATGGTTTGGATAGTTGTGTCCGCCTGATCTTGCTCTGTGCTTGTCGGCGACTGGACTTGCATAGGTGGAACCGGCATGTTTGGGTTCACATACAAGTCCTTACTCCACTCTACCATGCACTTCAGAATGGAGACTAGACACTCGAGGCCGCGAATGCGCATCGACTTCTCTTGCATCGGATTGGCGCCCAGCTCGAGAGCCTGACGCCCCTGGGCAATTTTCGAAAGATCGTTGACTAACCTCTCAAAAAGGTTTGCAGCCGAAAAGTCGCAGTCGTAGTTTACATAGATATCCACTACGGACTGAGCGTCAGCGCAAATCCGTGTCAGCGCTTGGATTACCATCCATTTGTGCTCGAAGCTGCTCGAGTTCGCCTCAAGAATGTTGAGGAAGATTTCCTTGAAGAACACCTCTATCTGCCGCTTAAGATGCACCTTGAAGTTCGAGAGTAGAGCCACGAAGATCGAGAGCGACAGCTCGAAGACCTCCGGCACCAGACTGACTCCGTTGTTGGACAAGGCCACGCAAAGGTACTGCTTAATGGCCATGATGAACATCTCGTTGGAGCGGAAGACGGGTCCGGCATTCTGGaggatgagcagcagcagatgcaaTGACAGCACCTTGGAACGCAGCTCGTGCGATTTCGGATCTGGATGACCCTCCGGCAAGGGCTTCATCGATAGCTTGCACAGCGCCCGGAACACGAGAAACGCATCTTTCTGCAGGATGTGCGTGAATTTAGCAGTTACCACCGCATCGTTCTCGCTGTGCAGCTCTACACTGTCGTGATCCGAGTGCGAGGAGTAGTCGTTTCCATTAACTGTTGGCTCTGGCTCCCCGACTGATTCCTGATCCTTCATGGCCTCATTGTAGGcagctgaaaaacaaaactgtCATTATTATTGCGCAATAATAATTCGACAATTTGGAGGAGTGGATTTTTATATTGCACCTTATCGTGAAAATTACTGTAATGATTCATACAAATTTTCCCTTTCGATAAGAACAATTTTATGATCCTAAACACGTTTCTCGAAAATGGGGACTTAAAATTGGTAAATCATGTTGAGTTTAACAAAATAGTATACATCATTATCGTTTATCAAGAAACATCTGTTTATCACACTTTCACCACCGAGTGCCACGCACCTGATATGATCTCCGCCAGCAGTTCCGAGGCAATGACTTCGTCGGAATCCCCCAGCGACTCCTCTCCAGAGCCATTGCAATCCTCTGAGTGGATGCTGCCGTTGAtgggattggaattgggaGGTGGTAGCTCGTACACCTGGTTCTCCATGCGGGCAAATATCACGTTCAACATTTGGGTGAGCGTGGCGCGGGCTGTCGTCTGGTTGACCAGGTTCTTGCTGGACAAATAGATGTCGTAGCAGGTGCGCACAGCTTGGAGGAGCGTGAATTCGTGGATTTCCACATGCTGCGAGGTGACCACCGTCAGCAGAGCCTTTATTATCTGCAGCTGAACGCCCTCGTCGGTCTGGGGACCACTGAAGCAGCCATATATGGTCACAACGATACGGTCGATAAGCAGGTGGCCGGGATTGGCCGAGTCCTGAATAGACCCCGTCAAATGGCCATAGGCAATGAGCTTCTGCAGGCAGTCCAGAGCGGTGACCACGATCCTTGGCGAGCGGCTCTTGCATGCGAGCTCAAAGGGGAGAAAGTAGGTCTCCGCATTTATGATGCTCGCTGCATCATTCTTGGGCAGCGGGAGTGCGGCGCAGGGTAGCTCGTTGCCCTCCGCGATCTGGCCGGCACTGATTAGCTCCGCCTTGATCTGCTCGAGCGCCGAGTCGCAGGACTTTTTCAGCTGCGAGTGATGGGAGCGCCGTATGTCCTTGTCGGCAAGGATCTTCTCTAGAGCACGCACGATGAACATTTCCTTGGTCTTTGTGGAGTTGTTGTGCATATTGGGCCGCTGCCACTCCCAAGGTCGCCTTCGCTGGGTGGGTTTTTATGCCTCTTtccctcctcctccgccacctGCTTCCGATTTCCCTCTGCCCACCGCTTCCGGAAACGACAGCCACGCAACTTTCGCTGCTGCCTTCTGGGTGCTCCGCCAGCTGTGCGGAGTGCTCCTCTCGGTTGGATTGTTGTCTGGAGGCACTCGGTGAGTTTTTAGCGTGTCGTGGCTGTTTGCATGTTGCAAATCTTTACGTTTTTCCACATTTAAATTCGCTTCAAAATACGAAAAAACGTCATCAGAAGTGTGACCGTGAAAGCGAAAATTACTGAGCTGTCGGCAGTGTTGGGTACTGTCTGGTATTCTATGGCATCTGGTATTTTTTGCTAATTGGCTGGTATCACTTTTATTTGAATTCGCAACGGCTTTTTGTGataacaaatcaaataaaatgggtaataaaataaatagatacaatttatatttaatataataaattagaAGTGTAGATATTTGTAAAAATAGTactttcaatttaattaataaattttttttattatattactaGTTTCTTTTTCAGgattatttaatacaaaaatggttTCTTAACTCTTGAGAGAGTTaagaaatgtattttaaaaagttgGAAAATTCCCTTAAATGTAAACTGATTTTAATAACGAATCTAATtctaattaataaaagaacaaAGAACACTGTGCTCAACTTTGGTGTCATTGACTAGCCCATTGTCAATGCTATAACTGCCACTCCTTCGTTGGAACATCCGCCATGAACAGCACGTTTTCCATGTTGTTTTCGATCAGTGCGGCGTACTGGGCCGTTACCGCCGCTCCGTCGGCCGTGAAGAGTCGATCCGCCGGCTCAGCGGTTGCCGGAATGTGTAGGTACCTTTGTGCTTCGCTGTGCAGGAAGGGATGAGCTTTTGCTAGTTCCTCCCAAATCTCAAAGGGATCCGCTCGCAGGGTGCTCATGCCGGCACAAAAGTATCTGGATATCTCATCGTCCGCATCCGCACCGCTGCTCCCGTTGACAAGTCTTTGCTTCTCATGCGAAAATGATTTAAAGGCCGCCCAGATATCGTAGTGGTCACGGTCCTCCGGATCCTTAACAGCAGCTGACTCCCCGCTGTCCAGATACGCCTGCATCATGTCATACAGTTGAGTCATGTATTGGGCCACCAGGGCGCCACTCTGGAAGGGTATATTCCGAAATCGTGGGTCCAGCAGACTTGCCATGGCCAGGTGCAAATTGCGCTCCATGCTTTCGAAgttctcctccagctgctgaaCAATGAACAAGCGTAGTTCCCTGGCGACCTTATGTTCCGCACTCTTTTCCTGCTTCAGTTCGTTGATCAAAGTTTGGGCAATGGGCAGGGCCGTGCTGGCCGCCGGATACGGGGCTCGAGTTAGCTCACGCATGGAACTGGTCAACGGTCTAAGCACGTCCAGCAATTGCTGACACAAATCTACCTCCGCCCGCGAAAGCAGAAGCGGATCTTGAACGAGAGTGTGTTTCAGGTACAAATCTAGCATATCGTACGTACTAATGGGACGGTGTATAGAGTTTAATTGGGGATTTATCTGCAAGCTGTGACCATCCATTTCCACGGTCGACTGCACATAGGGACGCACCCTATCGCGCAAATCACAGATCTCTGGCCGCTGAACCACCGCCTCTAAAAGAGAATTCAAATGGTCAGCGAAGCAAGGAACATGATGAGAAGCGCCCAAGAACGTGGCCACCGCGTCCTCCAGCAGTTGACTGCTCCTTGTCGTTACGCAGCAGATCTTTGACTTTGGTATGTCAAAGCGCTGACACACTTGCTCCATGCGTTCCACTATTTCGTTGGAGGTGAAAAGATCGGGAACGCGCATCACAGAAAGAGTTCGGGAAATTCGTTGCCGTCCCTCGTGAAAGTGGGCAACCAGCTCCATCCAGCTTTGACTCTCCGCCTTCGTGTGCACCGAGCAACTAAGGCTGAGTGTAGGAATGGCGGCCAACTGCTGGCGTAGCTTGGACCTGCGCATTTCTGATTCCCTGTTGATAATGGCCTCCAGTTCCGCCGCACTTGGTGGCTCGTAGATGGGACACAGTACTTTTAATAGGTGCTTAAATCCCTCGCCC from Drosophila yakuba strain Tai18E2 chromosome 2L, Prin_Dyak_Tai18E2_2.1, whole genome shotgun sequence includes these protein-coding regions:
- the LOC6527546 gene encoding E3 SUMO-protein ligase ZBED1, encoding MPTMSRSKIWKFYDKLDRNSAQCQLCEKVIKTCGNTSNLMKHMKTHPQIDLFDDDTVVERGIYKRREQDDKLRFRKVLPIKEESSDFHCELLFKAAKDAGSIIEQDDQGMTKAAAEDHISMQSVGYAWVTPEATDSRTETVGGEDIIEFEPKEELEEPEKNPLHQIQAVQFAGLDNLKMGEPLSSRSSFHQDVAFFVCRDRQPLQIVQGEGFKHLLKVLCPIYEPPSAAELEAIINRESEMRRSKLRQQLAAIPTLSLSCSVHTKAESQSWMELVAHFHEGRQRISRTLSVMRVPDLFTSNEIVERMEQVCQRFDIPKSKICCVTTRSSQLLEDAVATFLGASHHVPCFADHLNSLLEAVVQRPEICDLRDRVRPYVQSTVEMDGHSLQINPQLNSIHRPISTYDMLDLYLKHTLVQDPLLLSRAEVDLCQQLLDVLRPLTSSMRELTRAPYPAASTALPIAQTLINELKQEKSAEHKVARELRLFIVQQLEENFESMERNLHLAMASLLDPRFRNIPFQSGALVAQYMTQLYDMMQAYLDSGESAAVKDPEDRDHYDIWAAFKSFSHEKQRLVNGSSGADADDEISRYFCAGMSTLRADPFEIWEELAKAHPFLHSEAQRYLHIPATAEPADRLFTADGAAVTAQYAALIENNMENVLFMADVPTKEWQL
- the LOC6527547 gene encoding brefeldin A-inhibited guanine nucleotide-exchange protein 1, yielding MHNNSTKTKEMFIVRALEKILADKDIRRSHHSQLKKSCDSALEQIKAELISAGQIAEGNELPCAALPLPKNDAASIINAETYFLPFELACKSRSPRIVVTALDCLQKLIAYGHLTGSIQDSANPGHLLIDRIVVTIYGCFSGPQTDEGVQLQIIKALLTVVTSQHVEIHEFTLLQAVRTCYDIYLSSKNLVNQTTARATLTQMLNVIFARMENQVYELPPPNSNPINGSIHSEDCNGSGEESLGDSDEVIASELLAEIISAAYNEAMKDQESVGEPEPTVNGNDYSSHSDHDSVELHSENDAVVTAKFTHILQKDAFLVFRALCKLSMKPLPEGHPDPKSHELRSKVLSLHLLLLILQNAGPVFRSNEMFIMAIKQYLCVALSNNGVSLVPEVFELSLSIFVALLSNFKVHLKRQIEVFFKEIFLNILEANSSSFEHKWMVIQALTRICADAQSVVDIYVNYDCDFSAANLFERLVNDLSKIAQGRQALELGANPMQEKSMRIRGLECLVSILKCMVEWSKDLYVNPNMPVPPMQVQSPTSTEQDQADTTIQTIHSGSSHSLNSNQEQLQDLPEALEERKMRKEVMETGIELFNRKPQKGVQFLQEKQLLGATCQDIARWLHEDERLDKTVIGNYLGENDDHSKEVMCAYIDAFDFRQLEVVAALRILLEEFRLPGEAQKIDRLMEKFASRYCECNPQNQLFQSADTVYVLAFSIIMLTTDLHSPQVKHKMTKEQYIKMNRGISDSKSDLPEEYLSSIYDEISEHEIKMKNNSGMLQQPKPTGKQAFITEKRRKLLWNMEMEVISLTATNLMQSVSHVKSPFTSAKHLEHVRPMFKMAWTPFLAAFSVGLQDCDDPEIATLCLDGIRCAIRIACIFHMSLERDAYVQALARFTLLNANSPINEMKAKNIDTIKTLIMVAHTDGNYLGSSWLDIVKCISQLELAQLIGTGVRPQFLSGAQTTLKDSLNPSVKEHIGETSSQSVVVAVDRIFTGSMRLDGDAIVDFVKALCQVSVDELQQQQPRMFSLQKIVEISYYNMERIRLQWSRIWQVLGEHFNAVGCNSNEEISFFALDSLRQLSMKFMEKGEFSNFRFQKDFLRPFEHIMKKNASPAIRDMVVRCIAQMVNSQAHNIRSGWKNIFSIFHLAAGDHEEPIVELAFQTTGKIIGDLYKRQFAIMVDSFQDAVKCLSEFATARFPDTSMEAIRLVRTCAQCVHEAPQLFAEHAGMENDASVAEEDRVWVRGWFPMLFSLSCVVNRCKLDVRTRALTVLFEIVKTYGESFKPNWWKDLFNVIFRIFDNMKLPEHVTEKSEWMTTTCNHALYAIIDVFTQYFDVLGHLLLEELFAQLHWCVQQSNEQLARSGTNCLENLVISNGFKFNESTWDKTCQCILDIFNATLPQDLLSWRPKAHSSNNIPQEHNHFEALHIRCVVQLELIQTMDNIVFFPATSRKEDAETLAQAAADLTGGRSGSQSQLLECQREEQGMYGYLRTRQLFTLADCLMQSHRFAKRFNADHDQRSLLWRAGFKGSVKPNLLKQETSSLACVLRIFFKMYGDENRRSDWPGIEQELVQVCKEALGYYLSLQSEAHRDAWTSLLLLILTRLLKMSDARFATHVSNYYSLLCEMMCFDLKPELRSVLRRVFMRIGPVFNIMSVK